CTACCTTTCGGAAACGGCCCCGGCCTCCATCAGGGGGGCCATGGGCACCCTGTTCCAGCTTTTGATCACCATCGGCATCTTCCTCATTTCCGTCACCAACGTGTTCATCGCCAGGATCGTGTCCACTCCGGAGACGGCCCTGCCGCTCATGTTCGGGGTCATCGTCCTCTTTGCCGGGGTCATGTTCGCCGGGGGCCTGTTTCTGCCCGAGAGCCCCCGTTGGCTGATGCTCAAGGGACGGCATGAAGAGACGGCCAAGGTCCTGCGCCGGGTCCTGAACACCGAGGAAGACGTCCGCCGGGAAATGGAGAACATCAAGGGGGCCATGGACGGCGCCGGCGTCTTCAGTTTCAGGTCCGTGTTCAAGGGGTTCTTCCTCAAGGTTCTTCTGGTCGGCGTGTTCCTCCAGATGTTTCAGCAGCTCGTAGGCATCAACGTCATGATCTACTACGCCCCGACCATCTTCGGATATGCCGGGTTGACGGGCATCGTGGCCATGATGACCGTGCCCACGGTGAACATGCTATTCACCTTTCCGGCCGTTCGACTGGTGGAAAAATGGGGGAGGAAGAAGCTTTTGATTATCGGGGCACTGATCATGATGGGAGCCATGATCAGTGCGGGCACGGCCTTCGAGCTGATAGGGCCGGTCAACGACCCGACCGGGATCGACTCCCTGGCCGAGGGCATTCTCCTGGTAGCGGTGATCGTCTACATCCTCGGCTTCGCCGTTTCCTGGGGTCCGGTGGCCTGGCTGGTCTGCTCGGAAATTTTTCCCCTGGAGGGCCGCGAGGCGGGTATGACCGTGACGACAATGGTCAACTGGACCTTTGCCGGCCTGCTCATGGACAATGCCCTGTCCTTCATGCACAGCTACGGCAACGCCCTGATCTTCTTCGTCTTCGCCGGGTTTTGCGCCCTGGCAATCGCCTTTGTGACGGCCTTTGTCCCGGAGACCAAGGGGGTCACCCTGGAACGGATCGAGGCCAACCTCAAGGCCGGCCGAAAGATGCGGGACCTGGGCCGAGCCTAAGGACGTTTCAAATGCCGATCTGCATCAGATCCTCGCCGACGATCAGGCGGCCCGAGAAATTCTTCCCGGCCTCCAAGAGTCGGGGCATGGGAGTGTCCCCGGGAACGATGTGGTTCAAGACCAGTGTCTTGACCCGACAGGACTCGGCCACGGCCCCGACGGCATCAATGGCCGTATGGGCCTCAAGCATGTGGGTCTTCAGCGGGCTAGGCTCGGGGAATTTGTAGTCGATCCAGACCCGGTCGATGACCTCGTGGACCAGGATGTCGGCGCCATCTGCCAGGGTCTGGAGGTTCCCGTTCGTTTCGGGACCGGTGTCTCCGGAAAAAACAATGGAGCCGTCGTCGGTGTCGAAACGGAAGGCAAAGGCTGGGTAGACCTGATGGTGGTCCACCAGGGTGGCCGTGACCTGGACTAGGTCGTCGCGGTAGATCTCGAAGGGTGGAGTCGCCGGACAGGTGGGGCTGTCCTGGGTGGCCAGGGGCGTCCCGATCTCGGTGCATTGGACCGTTTTCCGGAAATCCGGGTAGGCGGCATCCAACGTCATGTTGTTGATTGTCTGGGCAAAGGCCTGCCAGACGGTTTCGGTCATTTGCGCAGTACCGGGGGTGGGGGTGATCCAGCTCGGGTCGGAGCTGTCGGTCCATATGACCCCATCGACGGGGAACCCCGTCTTGTTGATCTCCAGTTGCCCTCGATTGCAGGGGCCGATGACCTGGAGGGGATCGTCGCCGTTCATCCCTGATCCGACCCCGATGAGGAGCAGGGCCGGGTAGTCGGCGGTGTGGTCCTGATGGAGATGGGTGAGGAAAAGGGCCTTCAAGTTTTTCAGAAATGTTGTCGAGCCTGAGCCCGTGTAGGAATCTCCGGTGTTGAAGGCCTGGGTCAGCCGGGTGGTGGACCCCTGGCCCACGTCGATCAGGTACATGGTTTCCCCGACCATGATCGCGCTGGAAGAGCTGGTCCGGGTCGTGGACGGCCACCAGGTCACACCTCCGGTGGTCCCCAAGAGTACGAGCCTGGTCCGGTGGGAGGAACCGTCCGACGTGCAGCCCGTCAGGGCGTTCAGGAACGGTGCGGCGACCATCGAAGCTCCGATCCCCTTAATGAATTTCCGTCGCGATAGACCTGGCTGGATCAGTCGTGTTCCGCTCATGTCCGGCTCCTCAGTATTGTCGTTGCAAAACTTTGATCATCCGATGTCCCCATTTTTTTGTATCTTGAGATCTTCGTAAGGCACGAGGCGGCGACGGTACCATTCGAGCTTGGCGTGTTCCATGGCCGAGGAGCACATGGCCAGCCTGGAGTAACTCTCACCGGTTTTGGCCACCACAAGAGTGGCCAGTTTGTAGATACAATAGTTCATTTCGCCTTCGGATTCAATGCTCCGAGCACATTCTTCCAGATGACGGTCAAAGAGTTCACGACGTTTCGGGTCGATGTAGGGCATGGATGTCCTCCGCGAAGATTTGGGGTTCATTTTCCAGACCAGACGCTCGAAGATGGTCGTCCAGTCCGCAGCGGCGGCAGGAAAGGCATCCGGTCTCGGGACAAGGCGGTGTGGGGCGTCCGGCCGTGAATCGTTCCCATTCCCGCCACAGATGCACCCTGTTGACGCCTATGTCGAGACGTTCCCAGGCAAAGATTTCGTCCGGATCACGTTGCCGGTCCAGCAGTTCAGTGACCAGATCCTCGTGGCCCTTGAGGATTTTTTTCCAGGAAGAACCGTCGGCGGCAAGTTCTAAAAGCGGGAAGAGGCGTTCGTCACCTCTGGCCAGAAGGGCCTGAACACGGGCCTGAAAGGGGTTTTCGCCGGAGCATTTCATGCCTCGATGCCTGGAAACCATTCGTTTGAGATGCTGGAAGAGGCCGGCCAAGTCCTCTTCGCTTGGCATGGGGGCCCATTGCATGGGCGTCCAGGGTTTTGGAACCAGAAAACTCGCACTGACAGTGACGAGCTCCA
This genomic stretch from Deltaproteobacteria bacterium harbors:
- a CDS encoding sugar porter family MFS transporter; the encoded protein is MGAYRIRIEHSADLGGNVNTSAANHGYKRIVYLICATAALGGLLFGLDQGFIANSLETIRSVYGLDLRQAEHYSSILATGGVLGALLSGLLARALGRKRSLVLAGFLFCSASLISALLPPMGLLYACRFLLGFAVGMASFVVPLYLSETAPASIRGAMGTLFQLLITIGIFLISVTNVFIARIVSTPETALPLMFGVIVLFAGVMFAGGLFLPESPRWLMLKGRHEETAKVLRRVLNTEEDVRREMENIKGAMDGAGVFSFRSVFKGFFLKVLLVGVFLQMFQQLVGINVMIYYAPTIFGYAGLTGIVAMMTVPTVNMLFTFPAVRLVEKWGRKKLLIIGALIMMGAMISAGTAFELIGPVNDPTGIDSLAEGILLVAVIVYILGFAVSWGPVAWLVCSEIFPLEGREAGMTVTTMVNWTFAGLLMDNALSFMHSYGNALIFFVFAGFCALAIAFVTAFVPETKGVTLERIEANLKAGRKMRDLGRA
- a CDS encoding MBL fold metallo-hydrolase encodes the protein MSGTRLIQPGLSRRKFIKGIGASMVAAPFLNALTGCTSDGSSHRTRLVLLGTTGGVTWWPSTTRTSSSSAIMVGETMYLIDVGQGSTTRLTQAFNTGDSYTGSGSTTFLKNLKALFLTHLHQDHTADYPALLLIGVGSGMNGDDPLQVIGPCNRGQLEINKTGFPVDGVIWTDSSDPSWITPTPGTAQMTETVWQAFAQTINNMTLDAAYPDFRKTVQCTEIGTPLATQDSPTCPATPPFEIYRDDLVQVTATLVDHHQVYPAFAFRFDTDDGSIVFSGDTGPETNGNLQTLADGADILVHEVIDRVWIDYKFPEPSPLKTHMLEAHTAIDAVGAVAESCRVKTLVLNHIVPGDTPMPRLLEAGKNFSGRLIVGEDLMQIGI